From a region of the Helianthus annuus cultivar XRQ/B chromosome 5, HanXRQr2.0-SUNRISE, whole genome shotgun sequence genome:
- the LOC110939717 gene encoding cysteine-rich repeat secretory protein 38 encodes MFWAMLFIMSGCCHVDGVTYLDSECSQAQNSTGNSVYRSNLKSLLNSLATNAPLQDGFFNTSVGNGTDRVYGLAWCRADASPDTCSKCLNGLISAPLSDCPDIKDLVTWSSTCSLRFSNESFFGELWNSSSSTYGGNSGLDDPAVFTRRFSMMETLVRNVSSQPLMFATAVIDVGDNGERYGLGQCSRDLSKLDCENCLEELLTSYHDFVLNRTGWEMVGVSCGMWYDDFRFYDNNSSRPNPTPNTSGGETWYKKGDMILAFVAILVLYWIP; translated from the exons ATGTTTTGGGCAATGTTGTTTATAATGTCGGGGTGTTGTCATGTAGATGGTGTTACTTATTTGGACTCAGAATGTTCACAAGCTCAGAACTCAACTGGGAATTCGGTCTATCGATCAAACCTCAAATCTCTTTTGAATTCGTTGGCTACGAACGCTCCTCTTCAAGATGGTTTTTTCAATACTAGTGTCGGGAATGGTACAGACCGGGTGTACGGTCTAGCGTGGTGTCGAGCAGATGCTTCTCCGGACACATGCTCCAAGTGTCTGAACGGTCTTATTAGCGCACCTCTAAGTGATTGTCCCGATATTAAAGACTTGGTGACATGGTCTAGTACGTGCAGTTTAAGGTTCTCAAATGAGAGTTTCTTTGGCGAACTTTGGAACAGCTCATCTTCAACTTATGGCGGCAACAGTGGACTTGATGACCCTGCTGTGTTTACAAGAAGGTTCTCGATGATGGAAACGCTAGTAAGAAATGTTTCTAGTCAACCATTGATGTTCGCTACTGCTGTTATCGATGTTGGAGATAACGGAGAGAGATATGGGTTGGGCCAGTGTAGTCGGGATCTGAGCAAGTTGGATTGTGAAAATTGTTTGGAGGAGCTTCTAACAAGTTATCATGATTTCGTGTTGAATCGAACCGGGTGGGAGATGGTGGGAGTGAGTTGTGGTATGTGGTATGATGATTTTCGGTTTTATGACAATAATTCATCAAGGCCGAATCCGACCCCAAACACTTCAG GAGGAGAAACATGGTATAAAAAAGGAGACATGATCTTGGCTTTTGTAGCAATTCTTGTGTTATATTGGATTCCATGA